A genomic region of Phragmites australis chromosome 2, lpPhrAust1.1, whole genome shotgun sequence contains the following coding sequences:
- the LOC133910113 gene encoding uncharacterized protein LOC133910113, translating into MGCCFSKKRKNHPAPGAAAFIRRCRPEDCDPPSPEEETVKEVLSETPSAKPRAEPKPVANVAAVEEREVEKAKKQASADAAVSDLGSCVSLSLATDERSEAASESSVATSSVAGPERSPGKLARKRPVSADLGPTRRERVAASYGVRSRSARASPSPPPRHVHRDRSLRRSPSPAAKRTPEQRRSPSPVVSAPRKPSVPARPCGRVSPRRAQEASPVSPPSPPPPPPSQPEGDAVGTGGELSVPNASAGGHGQGNRGGDGNESLENPLVSLECFIFL; encoded by the coding sequence ATGGGCTGCTGCTTCAGCAAGAAGCGCAAGAACCATCCGGCGCCCGGGGCTGCTGCCTTCATCCGCCGTTGCAGGCCGGAGGACTGCGACCCGCCGTCGCCGGAGGAGGAGACGGTCAAAGAGGTGCTCTCGGAGACACCGAGCGCTAAGCCGAGGGCCGAGCCCAAGCCCGTCGCCAATGTCGCGGCCGTGGAGGAGCGAGAGGTGGAGAAGGCGAAGAAGCAGGCCAGTGCCGACGCCGCGGTGAGCGATCTCGGGAGCTGCGTGTCGCTCTCGCTCGCCACCGACGAGAGGTCAGAGGCAGCTTCCGAGTCTTCGGTCGCGACCAGCTCGGTGGCCGGGCCGGAGCGGTCGCCGGGGAAGCTGGCCAGGAAGCGGCCGGTCTCCGCCGATCTGGGGCCGACCAGGCGGGAACGCGTCGCGGCCTCCTACGGCGTCCGCTCCCGCAGCGCGCGAGCCTCCCCGTCCCCTCCACCGCGGCACGTGCATCGTGACCGCTCCTTGCGGCGGTCACCGTCACCGGCGGCAAAACGAACGCCGGAACAGCGCCGCTCCCCCAGCCCAGTCGTGTCGGCGCCTCGGAAGCCGTCTGTCCCGGCAAGGCCTTGCGGCCGCGTCTCGCCGCGGCGGGCGCAGGAGGCGTCTCCTGTCTCcccaccgtcgccgccgccaccgccgccctcgCAGCCGGAAGGCGACGCGGTCGGCACCGGAGGTGAGCTCAGCGTCCCGAACGCCAGCGCTGGTGGCCACGGCCAAGGCAACCGCGGCGGCGACGGGAATGAGTCGTTGGAGAACCCGCTAGTGTCGTTGGAATGTTTCATCTTTCTGTAG